In Anticarsia gemmatalis isolate Benzon Research Colony breed Stoneville strain chromosome 5, ilAntGemm2 primary, whole genome shotgun sequence, the following are encoded in one genomic region:
- the LOC142973041 gene encoding pancreatic lipase-related protein 2 yields MYNKTSATLMLQTIMVLMDKQNSTDVTNFPGFPDDVELERCYGDYGCFSKAYPWTENRPDNYFPVPPEAMAVRYPTFTRRNRKIPVIFDADDKEKIRRANLDPRGPFYLISHGFLEGGHKIWIQNMADALLNLQGNEAATVIVVDWRGGSQPPYGQAVANIRLVGVMTAHLVHNIYEVLGLPNLDNFHYIGHSLGAHLGGYCGHALQKKFYLKLGRITGLDPAAPYFTKTVTLVRLDRSDAKYVDIIHSNANPLYFRGFGITEPIGHVDFYPNGGTVQPGCKQATSPNGVTSDLSYQNVVKLLGCDHERSYEYFTESIAPSCPFMAVQCESYDAFLAGNCTSCDKHHYCIPMGYYSHTVYKRLQASGLVDTNSNIALYAITGGNKPYCRVHYEVVLKVANSTESRTHGPESGKLALTLVDKNRNRSDDMFLDHVQKFYKPGDIETKMVSVKDTGHPPIFVIVEWKYETNLFNPMTWRLLKSPSIYVEYLKLSSIEYNTDITVCPKQNKPVVANLPTIMKTKYCKFRK; encoded by the exons ATGTATAACAAGACAAGTGCTACGTTGATGCTGCAAACTATTATGGTGTTGATGGACAAACAGAATTCCACAGATGTGACTAATTTCCCCGGTTTTCCTG acGATGTGGAGTTGGAGCGTTGCTATGGAGATTATGGGTGCTTCTCAAAGGCCTACCCATGGACAGAGAACCGGCCTGATAACTACTTTCCTGTGCCACCGGAGGCTATGGCCGTTCG atATCCGACATTTACAAGAAGAAATCGCAAGATACCAGTGATATTTGACGCGGATGATAAAGAAAAGATCCGAAGAGCTAACCTTGATCCTAGAGGCCCTTTTTATTTGATATCTCATGGCTTTCTGGAAGGTGGACATAAAATATGG ATTCAAAACATGGCGGATGCTCTATTGAACTTGCAAGGAAACGAGGCCGCGACTGTGATAGTGGTGGACTGGCGAGGCGGCTCCCAACCCCCTTATGGACAAGCCGTGGCTAATATCAGACTGGTCGGAGTTATGACTGCACAtcttgtacataatatttac GAAGTATTGGGGCTGCCGAACTTGGACAATTTTCATTACATCGGCCATTCTTTGGGAGCGCATTTAGGAGGTTACTGTGGACATGCACTgcaaaaa aAATTCTATCTAAAATTGGGAAGAATAACTGGATTGGATCCCGCGGCTCCTTACTTCACTAAAACTGTTACGTTAGTGCGTCTGGATCGATCTGATGCTAAATATGTGGACATCATTCATAGTAATGCAAATCCGCTGTATTTTAGAG GTTTCGGAATAACAGAGCCAATAGGTCACGTGGACTTTTATCCTAACGGCGGCACCGTGCAACCAGGTTGTAAGCAAGCCACCTCGCCGAACGGTGTGACCAGTGACTTGTCCTATCAAAACGTAGTCAAGCTACTAGGCTGTGACCATGAGAGGAGTTATGAGTACTTTACCGAGAGTATCGCACCCTCTTGCCCGTTTATGGCCGTGCAGTGCGAGTCTTATGAT GCTTTCTTAGCTGGCAACTGTACAAGCTGTGATAAACATCACTATTGCATACCGATGGGATATTATTCGCACACCGTTTATAAGCGTTTACAGGCGAGCGGATTAGTCGACACCAATTCAAACATAGCCTTATATGCCATAACTGGCGGGAATAAACCTTATTGCA GAGTACATTACGAAGTAGTTTTGAAAGTAGCGAACTCAACAGAAAGCAGAACGCATGGGCCCGAATCAGGCAAATTAGCGCTAACACTCGTCGACAAAAACAGAAATAGAAGTGATGATATGTTCCTAGACCATGTaca AAAGTTCTACAAACCTGGTGACATAGAAACAAAAATGGTGTCCGTCAAGGATACGGGTCATCCACCTATCTTTGTTATCGTTGAATGGAAATATGAGACGAATTTATTCAACCCAATGACGTGGCGTCTGCTGAAGAGTCCAAGCATTTACGTCGAGTATCTAAAACTGTCATCTATTGAATACAATACAGA CATAACTGTGTGTCCGAAACAAAATAAGCCGGTCGTAGCCAACCTGCCTACAATAATGAAGACAAAATATTGCAAGTTCAGGAAATAA
- the LOC142973042 gene encoding THUMP domain-containing protein 1 homolog — MGDTRKKKKFYFRKRRNKYFLEPGFKGFFCTCNFREKDCVKEVYNLLNEYAGKLYPDLGIEQTSALPESAAAEDDRSESESEDETDIGDMLRREVDSIKNNSQKSLRLKRFQVVETGASNCIFVKTNLPSPEELTAAIIKDLMTTRLQKTRHVLRLLPIMATCRANLPDIMEAAGRLFDKYFLKEPSTFAVIFNKRFNNSVSRDLIIKELADLIVLKNGENKADLKNPGLCIIVEIIKGMCLLSIVDNYFTYKKYNLNEICKDNSPTDEGTQAKKFKSSVTTQPEENNDT; from the coding sequence ATGGGCGATACgagaaagaagaaaaagttTTACTTTCGGAAACgtagaaacaaatatttcttgGAACCCGGCTTCAAGGGCTTTTTCTGCACGTGTAACTTCAGGGAGAAGGACTGTGTGAAAGAAGTTTACAATTTGTTGAACGAGTACGCCGGGAAACTGTATCCAGACCTCGGCATCGAACAAACATCTGCTCTACCGGAGTCGGCGGCCGCTGAAGACGATAGATCTGAGAGTGAGTCCGAAGATGAGACTGACATTGGAGATATGCTTCGGCGAGAAGTGGACTCCATCAAGAACAATTCGCAGAAATCTCTAAGGCTTAAAAGGTTCCAGGTTGTAGAGACTGGAGCCTCCAACTGCATTTTTGTCAAAACAAATCTACCTAGTCCAGAAGAATTGACAGCAGCCATTATCAAAGATTTAATGACGACCAGGCTCCAGAAGACGCGGCATGTTTTGCGTTTACTTCCAATTATGGCTACCTGCAGAGCTAATCTTCCAGACATTATGGAGGCTGCAGGCAGACTCTTTGATAAGTACTTCCTGAAGGAGCCCTCAACATTTGCTGTTATCTTTAATAAACGCTTCAACAACAGTGTTTCTCGGGACCTCATAATTAAAGAACTTGCTGATCTCATTGTTTTAAAGAATGGGGAAAACAAAGCAGATTTGAAAAATCCTGGTCTCTGTATAATAGTTGAAATTATAAAGGGTATGTGCTTGTTGAGCATTGTGGACAATTACTTTACATACAAAAAGTATAATCTCAACGAGATATGTAAAGACAATTCCCCCACTGATGAAGGAACCCAAGCCAAGAAGTTCAAGAGTAGTGTGACAACACAACCTGAAGAAAATAATGATACTTAA
- the LOC142973260 gene encoding uncharacterized protein LOC142973260 — protein sequence MEHALCNIVVPQVGTGSAAAGESDPAVPAGRAPSYSGEGQQMRSDDRLKSAVVDGPSCASGGPGLGEAEGERREVESLITPGTGDGATLGAPDTHNASNTRKEGLLGMDGRGRLLPSNKSDKVREVGEPKPTSKYWRSGSVGDLSLDGSCSDIAEATSGHVDDNRRRSLRKRPVVVLDDFVAPIRESKEHPTKSRKVRKVRTPSTRVPSATTEEQNMEETSIGEMESVMSDSASSTVGYTSAPTEDLPATDLAQRIYERLDDVTIMADQSLSVKGTFKKRLKEAAKAIKISTSELSRRSSNQETMKLTSVNHRLTAEISVLRQEVAALRELVEALSESQRVQGVSSERTCQPSTTNSEIDRAISDLRLMIDARFGAIEARLPAEPRIRPPLAAEKRTDAAPVLVTKPAAQQDPTSVSKDKEEGQKKKKKKKKNKKGNTAGASGTGSSRHPVTAPAVPPSLPSVPPPLTGEWSTVARKKKEVGKKGVPAAHVTKPTAPKKATLRPPNSAVIILTLTPEAVARGTTYASIIEKAKQNIVLGDHGISGGCQIRAAATGARKLEVAGENCNEKADSLATSLRQVLAGDAIISRPFKTAEMRIYGLDDSTTPGEVAIAVARAGGCLAEIVKVSEVRRKPWGLGSTWVRCPVTAAKKIAESGKLLVGWVSARVTIAEPRPLRCFRCFSTGHAQAMCQADKDRSNSCYRCGLTGHKIAECTADRPRCLLCAEAKKPADHRLGGPACKAPKSKGGKVPKVTAGVRASQSTINQSGIANKEVAMSIDQQ from the coding sequence ATGGAGCACGCACTTTGTAATATTGTGGTACCCCAGGTCGGTACCGGCAGCGCCGCTGCCGGAGAATCCGACCCCGCCGTTCCGGCGGGCAGAGCCCCCTcgtactctggggaggggcaaCAAATGCGTTCCGACGACCGGCTGAAAAGTGCGGTCGTCGATGGGCCATCCTGcgcctcgggaggtcctgggttgGGAGAGGCAGAAGGAGAGAGGAGAGAGGTCGAGAGTCTAATTACACCGGGAACTGGAGACGGGGCTACTTTGGGAGCCCCTGATACTCATAATGCCAGTAATACAAGAAAGGAAGGCCTTCTCGGCATGGATGGACGTGGGAGACTCCTTCCATCAAATAAGAGTGACAAAGTCAGAGAGGTAGGAGAGCCAAAGCCGACGAGCAAATACTGGCGCAGTGGGTCGGTGGGAGACCTAAGCCTCGACGGATCATGCTCAGACATCGCTGAGGCTACCTCAGGCCACGTGGATGACAACCGACGAAGATCTCTTAGAAAACGTCCGGTCGTTGTTCTGGACGACTTCGTGGCCCCGATAAGAGAATCGAAGGAGCATCCGACTAAGAGTCGCAAAGTGCGGAAGGTGCGCACACCATCAACACGTGTCCCTTCAGCTACGACAGAAGAGCAAAACATGGAGGAAACCTCTATAGGAGAAATGGAGTCCGTAATGAGCGACTCAGCCAGCTCCACTGTTGGGTACACATCGGCGCCAACAGAGGATTTACCGGCAACTGACTTGGCTCAAAGAATATACGAGAGACTAGATGACGTGACTATTATGGCGGACCAGTCTCTTAGCGTGAAAGGTACTTTTAAAAAACGGTTGAAGGAGGCCGCCAAAGCCATAAAAATTTCTACCTCAGAGCTATCTCGGCGATCCTCTAATCAGGAAACAATGAAATTAACTTCTGTGAACCATCGCCTCACTGCAGAGATTAGCGTCTTGCGGCAGGAGGTAGCAGCTCTGAGGGAGCTGGTCGAGGCGTTGTCGGAATCACAACGAGTCCAGGGTGTGTCCTCAGAGCGGACATGTCAACCCTCAACCACCAACTCTGAGATTGACCGCGCCATCAGCGACCTTAGGCTTATGATTGATGCTAGGTTTGGAGcaatagaggcccggcttcctgCGGAACCCCGGATCCGCCCCCCCCTAGCTGCAGAAAAAAGGACGGATGCGGCGCCAGTATTGGTAACTAAACCAGCGGCCCAACAAGACCCAACGTCGGTGTCCAAGGATAAAGAGGAAggacagaagaagaagaaaaagaaaaagaaaaataagaaaggAAACACCGCAGGCGCATCTGGAACTGGATCGTCACGCCATCCGGTCACTGCTCCTGCTGTTCCACCATCGCTACCATCAGTCCCTCCACCCCTCACAGGCGAGTGGAGCACTGTCGCGAGGAAAAAGAAGGAAGTGGGAAAGAAAGGTGTGCCTGCGGCTCATGTCACAAAGCCAACAGCGCCAAAGAAGGCCACACTGCGGCCCCCAAATTCCGCTGTGATCATTTTAACGCTGACTCCGGAGGCCGTGGCTCGGGGAACCACATATGCCTCCATTATTGAAAAGGCAAAACAGAACATCGTGTTAGGCGACCACGGCATCTCCGGAGGGTGCCAAATTCGCGCGGCAGCTACCGGCGCGCGAAAGTTAGAAGTGGCGGGGGAGAACTGCAATGAGAAGGCAGACTCCCTAGCTACAAGTCTCAGGCAAGTCCTTGCAGGGGACGCTATCATCTCCAGGCCCTTTAAAACCGCTGAAATGCGTATCTACGGCCTGGACGACTCAACTACGCCTGGGGAGGTCGCGATAGCGGTAGCGCGCGCCGGTGGCTGCCTCGCGGAAATCGTGAAAGTTAGCGAGGTCCGTCGCAAGCCTTGGGGTCTCGGCTCGACTTGGGTTAGGTGCCCGGTGACGGCAGCTAAAAAGATAGCGGAATCCGGCAAGCTTCTGGTCGGCTGGGTCTCGGCACGTGTCACAATTGCTGAGCCCCGCCCTCTTCGTTGTTTCCGCTGCTTTAGCACCGGCCACGCTCAGGCCATGTGTCAGGCCGACAAGGACCGTAGCAACAGCTGCTACCGCTGCGGGCTCACGGGCCACAAGATAGCGGAATGCACAGCCGATCGTCCTCGCTGTCTGCTATGTGCGGAAGCGAAGAAACCAGCAGATCACCGACTTGGGGGTCCCGCTTGTAAGGCCCCGAAATCAAAAGGTGGGAAGGTTCCGAAAGTGACGGCTGGTGTAAGAGCATCCCAATCCACCATCAACCAGAGCGGGATAGCTAACAAGGAAGTAGCAATGTCCATCGACCAACAATAA